The genomic DNA CGCTGCCGGCCACACTCGACGTCGGGTACGCCGACATCCTCGAGCATGACACGCGTGCCATCTTCACGTTGCGCGAGCGGTACGTCTCCATCACGGACTCGAGCGCCGTGAGCGGGATGCCGGACGCGACGGTGCGAAAGCGCATGGGGGACTGGGCGAAGTCGCACGAGGACAACTTCCGGCGTTGGCAGACGGCGAACGCGCTGGTCGTGCGCTCGTCGATCGTGCGCGCTGGCATCAGCGCCATTCACTGGCTCGCGCCCCCGCCCGTGCCCACCGTGGTGGAGACCGACTGGGCGCCGGCCTTGGCGTTCTTGCGCAAGCACGCGGAGGCGCAGGGGCTCGACACGAACCCGTTGGCCGTCTTCGAGCGCCGGCAGTCGCGTACGGTCGCTTCCTGACGAGGCGACGTCTACTCGCCCTGCGCGTCTCGGTCCTCGAGCTGGGCGCTCTCCACGGCGAACCCGACGACGTCCACGTCTGCCAATGGCACGACCGCCTCGAGCGTCATGACCGCGCGCTGGTTCTCGCCGTAGCGCAACGTGACGGTGCTGGGACGCCCGTCGTCGTCCAACGGTCCTCGCTCCGCAATGACGAACGTGCCTGCATCCAAGCTGGCCGTACAGCGCTGCCGATCCGAGTGCGTGGCGGTGCGGGTCGCGCCGTCGCTCTCGTGCGTGCGGTCGACCGCGATGGCGGCGGCGGTGCCCACCGCGTGCAGGTCGTCCGGCAATACGAAGCCGTCCTCGGTCCAGATGCCAGGCGTGCTCGCGCTACACGCGGACACGACGAACAGGCGGTGCGACGTGACCGAGGAGACCTCGGCGCTGACCTCGTCGATCAACAGCAGCTCGACGCCGACCTCGCCGTCGTCGAACGTCAAGGAGAAGCGCACGCCGTCCGCAGCGAGCGCCCGAAAGATGTCGTCGCTCGTGAGGGTCTGACCGTCTTCACCCGTGATGGACGCGATGACGTAGGTGCCGCTCAAGCTGGGGGCCTGCGACGTGGGCAGCGTGGGACACGCGCTGGTGGACGCGCTCGCGCACCCGGTGAGCGCGAACGCGAAGACGAGGAGCTGCGCGAGCGGCGCGACGTGCGGGCGGACCAGAGGGCGGAGCATCATGCCGCCGACGATAACATGAACGAGGGCGAGCCAAGGGCGCGCCGCGCCGCCCGATGCCCGTCGTTCAGGGGGTGAACGCGAGCGTCGCGCGCTCCGAGGTGCGCACGGGTCCGCTCGGGCCCATCAAGGTCGCGGCGACCACGAAGGTGGCGTCCGGTTCGGGCGTGAGCGTTGTGGCCATCTCGAACGCCACGAAGCCGGCGGCGGACGTCTGCACCGTGCTCTGCGTCCTGGCGAGGATGGGCTCCCCTGCAGTGCCGGGGGCAGCCTCGTACTCCAGGTCGATCACGAACGTGGCGTCGGGCTCGCTGGTCAGCGTGAGGCTCAGGCGCGTGGGTCCGCTGAGCTGGCCCAGGATGACCGGCGCGTTCTGGCCCTGGTTCGGCCCCGAGCCCTCGGTGCCCGAGGCGGGGTTCGGGCCCAGGGGTGCCAGGTCGATCGCGAGACCCCCGTTCTCGAGGATGACGTTGTTGCGCAGCACGACGCCGTCCCCCGACGCGATGAAGACCCCCGCGCCACCGTTCCAGTTGATCATGCAGTTGCGCACGTCGACCCCGTCGACGAGCTCCATCCTGACGCCCTCTTGGGCATTGGGCAGTGGGGTGTGCGCCGGGAACGCCGGGGGCGGCGTGGCGCCCACGTACACGAACTCGAGGGAGACGTTCGAGGCAGAGCGTAGGCGGACGCCCAGCTCGTTGCCCGAGGCAAGCACCCGGTTGACGTTGCTGGGCCCGCCCAGGCGCAAGCCGCTCACGCCGTCATCCACGTCGATGCCCACGCTGGCGGCGCTCGCACCCAGCGGGACGCGCTGGCCGGTGGGGTCCGATCCGCAAAAGGTCTGGCTCACCTGCACCCCGGAGGTTCCTGCGCCTCGCAGCACCAGGTGTCGGTCCGTGTTGCCCGCAAAGACGCAGAGCTCGTCTGTCGCGCTGCCGCCGACCCCCCCCGAGGTAGCGTCCACCAGCTCCGCGCCCACCAGGTTCGGGTGGGCGATGATGCCTGCCGGGTCCACGCCGCTGTAGACGGAGACGATGGTGCTCCCCATCCCCGCCATGAGCAGCCCAGGACCGTCGAAGCCGCCGAGGATCAGGCCCTTCACCGAGCTGCGGGTCAGGTCGAGCCCCGGCGCCGCTGGCAACGCATCCCCCACGAGTTCGATCACGGGGCCGTTGGCCGTGATGCCCCGCGCCGCTTTCTGTGATGCGCCATCGAGGCCCACATCGGACACGGCGGGGAGTGGCGACAGCAGCGTGATGCGCCACCAGCTGCGCGCCGTCCCGGCGGGATAGTCCGCATCGAAGTCGGCGATGGAGGCCTCGGAGCCGTTGACGGACACCGGCACGGAGAGACCTGTGGCGCCGTTGTCGCGATAGTAGAGGCGTCCTGGGTCGCCCTCGGGGATGTCGAACGAGATGGTGCTGCTGGACGCGCTGGCCGCGTCGAGCAGGGCTTGGCGCAGAGATCCCGGCCCGGCGTCGAGCGTGTTCGTGACACGCAGCGTGAGGGTGAGCGATCCCGCATCGTCGCTCGCGTCGCTCCCTTGGTCGGTCTCCGTGTCTGCGTCGTGGCCCGCGTCGCTCGTTCCACCGTCCTCCGTGTCGTCGACGACGAGCCCGAGCAACGCATCGGAGAAGCCACAGCCGGCAGGCCCCGCGACGATCAGGGACGCGAGCGCACACACATGGAGCCAGCGCGGGGCGCTGTGGGCGCTGGCTCGCGAGGCTCGGGGCACGGTCATCGTCAGATGTTGCTGGCTTGGTAGACGCGTGCCTGGAACGCGCCGTGTCCGCGCGTCGCCGTCACGCGCAGCCGGTATGCGGCGGGGAAGGTGGGGCAGATCGCGTCCCGGATGCCGAGCGTAGCCATGCGCGATGGATCGCGGTCCAGCAAGACCAGCACGTCTTGGTCGTCAATCAGCTCGAGGTCCAGCTCCTCGATGGAGTCCTCTCCGGCGCCTGTGATGATGTAGCAGTAGGTGCCCCGCAGCGTGAGCTGGAACTCCGCTGCGCGGCCGGCCTCGAGGGTGCCCGTGAGCGTGTCCGTAGTCGGTTCGTGATGCGCGGAGGTGCCAGCCGCGAGGGCCGCAGCGCGTTCCTCCAGCGTGTGGCCGGGTCCCGCGAGGTCGAGCGACGCGCGCACCATCGGGTGCACGGGGCCCTCATAGCGCGCGGGGTCGTCACAGCCGGGGAGGGCTGGGAGCAGGGTCAGGCCGAGGAGGAGGGCTTCATGGAGGCGGGGCAGCGCGAACGTCACGCCGCGAGTGTAGCGTGCCCGGCCCACGTCAGCGCACCATCGGGTTGCTGAAGTCCAGGTGCAGCCGCACGGGGATCTCGCTGCGGCCCTCCATCAGGGCGCTGGGCGGGGGCGCGGTGGGGAGGGTGGCCCGGATGGCACGCAGGGCGGCGGCGTCGAAGTCGGCGAAGCCGCTGCTGCGCGCGAGGCGCGGGGTGCCCACCAGCTGGCCGGTGCGGTCCACCATGAAGGCGTACACCACCACGCCCTGGTCCATGGCGAGGCGCCGCTCGCGAGGGAACACCATCGCGCCGTACACGCGGCGCCGCTGGCTGAGCAGCCAGCTCTGGTAGCGCCCGTCGCGCGTGTCGAGCGCGCCGCGGCCGCCTGCGCCGGGGCTGTGGGCGAGCGCCTGTCCACCCTCCTGGGCGCCGTGGCCAGACCCTGGCGCGCCACCGCCCCCCGCGCCCCCGCGCCCCGGCGCGTCCCGCGGGCCCGAGCGCGGCGAGGCGTCCACCCACGTCTGGACCAGCTGGGTGGCGAGCAGCTCGGCGCTGGTGTCGTCGCGTGGGCGATCGCGCTCCTGAGCCAGCGTGGCGGCTGGCCCTTCGTCGACGGGTGGCCGACCTGTCGCCACGGGGGCGGCGCGGCTCTCACGCACACCCGTGCCCTGCGCGATGCCCGAGCCCGGGCTGGCCTGCTCGGCGCCCGCGCTGCTGGGCCGCGACGACTCGGACGTGGCGAACGCGGCGTGCGGTGTTCGCGCACCCAGCATCGTGGCGCTCGACGCGGGGGCATCCACCGAACCCTCGCGCGTGCGCGCGGGCGCGACTGGGGCGCCCCGGTTCGGCTCCAGGATGGAGGGCGGACGCCTCTCGCGATGCTGGCCGGCGCCGGTCGCCAGGAACGGCTGGTCGTGAGGGTTCGGGGTCGCGCGCCGGTTGTCCCAGGAGGCGCGCGAGCTGGCGGTGTCGATGCGCTGCACCTGCGAGACACCCACGGCGTTCCACGGCGCGTCTTGCAGGCGCACGTCGTCCACGTTCATGGCCAGCAGCATCGCGTCCTCCGACGAACGCCCGTCGCCCCCGCCGCCCGGGGTGGGGCGGTCCACGTTCTGCGCGCTGGCGGGCCCGCCCAGCTCGACCGGGATCTCGTGGCTGCGCACCCGTCCGCTGCTGCGCGCGTCTGCATCGCCCTCCGCGCCAACCAGCACCTGCTCGGCCGAGCGCTCGCGTGGGACCGACGCCGACGCGACCGGCAGCGAGCCGTGCAGGAACGCCACGAACGCCGCGTGCACGGCGAGCGACGCCAACACGGACAACCCAGCGACGAGCTCCCTGCGCATGGGGGAAGGGTAGCAGCCCGTTGACGAACCGGCTGCCCACAAGCGCGAACGCGCCAGGCGGCAACGCGAGGTGCGCGCTCACGAGGGGTGTGACCCGGCTTGCATCGGGCACCGTTCCGGTGCTTGCTTGGGGGCATGAGCACGCAAGAAGCGCTTCGTCAGTTGGTCCAGGACAACGAGGTCATCCTCTTCATGAAGGGCACCCGCAGCGCGCCCCAGTGCGGCTTCAGCGCCACGGTGGTGGGCATCCTCGACGACTTCCTGGACGACTACGCCACGGTCAACGTACTGGCCGACCCGGACGTGCGCGCGGGCATCAAGGAGTTCTCGAGCTGGCCCACCATCCCGCAGCTCTACGTGAAGGGCGAGTTCGTCGGCGGCTGCGACATCGTCAAGGAGCTCAACGCGAGCGGTGAGCTCGCTCAGGTGCTGGGCCGCACGCCGGCCGAGGTCGTGGCCCCCGAGGTGGCCGTGACCGAGGCCGCCGTCGACGCGCTGCGCGAGTTCCACGACGGCGACGGGCCCTTGTCCGTGCGCGTCCAGATCAGCGGGCGCTTCGAGTACGGCATGGACTTCGACGGCGCGCAGCCTGGCGACCTGGTGGTGGAGGGTCCGGGCCTGCAGCTGGTGTTCGACCGCGCCAGCGCCAAGCGCGCCGACGGCCTGGTGATCGACTTCGTGAAGGGGCCGAACGGGGAGGGCGGCTTCAAGATGGACAACCCCAACGAGCCGCCCAAGGTGCGCCAGGTCCCGCCGGCCGTCATCAAGGCCTGGCAGGACGAGGGCAAGGCCTTCGAGTTCTTCGACGTGCGCACGCCCGGAGAGCGCGAGACGGCCGCCATCCCCGGCACGCACCTGCTGGACGACTCGGGGCGCGCGCGGCTCGAGGCGCTGGAGAAGGACACCGTGCTGGTGTTCCACTGCCACCACGGCATGCGCAGCCAGGCCGCCGCAGAGCACTGCCTGCGGCTGGGGTTCACGCAGGTGTACAACGTGGCGGGCGGCATCGCGGCCTGGTCGCGCGACGTGGATCCGAGCATCCCGCAGTACTGAAGTTTGGGGAGCGAGGCTGTCTCGAAGAGGCTGGTTGTCTCAGGATAGGGGAGCCCGGATCTGTCCCTGAATTGGGGGTCCGGGGACTGTCCCAGGATAGGGGCGCCCCAGGACTGAAGAGGCTGTCTCGAAGTGGGGGGCCAAGAATAAGGGCACTTGGACTGAAGAGGCTGTCTGAGAAGGCGAGGGGTGTCCCATAATTGGGGCACCCCGGACTAAAGTCCGGGGCAGCGATCTCAGGTGATCGCCAGCTCGAAGTCCGCCCCCTGCGGAGGCGGACTGCGCCTCGTGGACTGCTGCCGGGTGTTCGGCGGGACGGCGGCGATCTTGTAGCTGTGGTGGCGCCGAGCAAGACAGTCCTCCCCCTTGTGGGGAGGACTTTGGAGAGTGCCCGGCGGTAGCCGGGCGCTCGGAAGGATGCTGCCCCGGACTTCAGTCCGGGGTGCCCCCAATTTAGGACAGTTGGCCCTTCTGAGACAGACTCCTACGGTCCTGGTGTGCCCCTGAATAGGGATGGATGGCCAGCCTCCTCAGTCGGGGATGGACTCAAGTGGAGTATCGCTAGCTGCTATTCACCGTGTGGTGATTTGCGTGTATGCTGCGCCGCATGCACACCCGCACGTACCTTCTCACCCGTTCGGCGAGGACCCCATGTCTGGACCGCTGAGCGGACTTCGCATCCTCGAGCTCGCGGGCATCGGCCCCGGGCCCTTCTGCGGCATGATGCTGGCCGACATGGGCGCGGAGGTGATCCGCATCGACCGCCCCGGGGGCAATCCGTCGGCCTACGTCGGGCACAACGTGATGTTCCGCAGCCGGCAGAGCGTCGCCATCGACCTCAAGACCCAGGAGGGGGCCGCGACGCTGCTCTCCCTGTGTGAGCACGCGGACGGCCTGTTCGAGGGCTTCCGGCCCGGTGTGGCGGAGCGCCTGGGCGTGGGCCCGGACGAGTGTCTGGCCCGCAACCCGCGCCTGGTCTACGGCCGGATGACCGGCTGGGGACAGGACGGGCCGCTGGCGCAGGTGGCCGGGCACGACATCAACTACATCGCGCTCTCGGGCGCGCTGCACGCCATGGGTCGCCGCGGGGAGGGGCCCATGCCGCCCCTCAACCTGGTGGGCGACTTCGGCGGCGGCGGCATGATGCTCGCGTTTGGTATGGTGTGCGGGATGCTCGAGGCGCAGCGCAGCGGCAAGGGTCAGGTGGTGGACACCTCCATGGTGGAGGGGTCGGCCGCGCTCATGGCCATGTTCTACGGCCTGCGCGCGCAGGGGATGTTCACCGACCAGCGCGGCACGCACATGCTGGACACGGGCGCGCACTTCTACGACGCGTACGAGACGGCCGACGGCAAGTACGTCTCCATCGGCAGCATCGAGCCCAAGTTCTACGCGCTGCTGGTGCAGAAGGCCGAGCTGGACCCGGCGGTGTTCGGCTCGTCCATGAACATCAAGCGCTGGCCCGAGCAGAAGGAGCGCCTGGCCGAGGTCATCAAGCGCAAGACGCGTGACGAGTGGTGCGCCCTGATGGAGGGCACCGACGTGTGCTTCGCGCCCGTGCTCTCGCTCGAGGAGGCCCCCAAGCACCCGCACAACGTGGCGCGGGAGAGCTTCGTCGAGGTCGAGGGCACCCTGCAGCCGCGGCCCACCCCCCGCTTCAGCCGCACGGCCTCGTCCGTGCCCGAGCCGGCGCGCATGCCCGGCACCCACACCCTCGCCGTGCTGCGCAGCTGCGGCTTCGACGAGGCCCGCATCGAGGCGCTGCTGGCGAGCGGCACCATCGCGCAGCTCTGAGCGCGCACACACGCACGAGGTACCCATGGACACGCTGAACGAGACCCTATGGCGCGCACCCGAGACCGCAGAGGCTCGCTGGGCGCGCATGCCCACCATCACCAACGGCGCCGAGTACATCGAGAGCCTGCGTGGGCGCGGCACCAAGCTGTACCTCTTCGGCGAGCGGGTGGAGGAGCCGGTGGACCACCCGGTCATCCGGCCCTCCATCAACGCGCTGCGCATGACCTACGACCTGGCCGAGGCCGAGCCCGAGCTGGCCACGGCGCACTCGCCCATCATCGGCAAGAAGGTAAACCGCTTCTTGCACATCGTCGAGTCGCCCGACGACCTGGTGACCAAGAACAAGATGCAGCGCCGCATGGGGCAGCTCACGGGCACGTGCTTCCAGCGCTGCACGGGGCTCGACACCATCTCCGTGCTGCACTCCATCACCTACGAGATCGACGCCGACC from Sandaracinaceae bacterium includes the following:
- a CDS encoding right-handed parallel beta-helix repeat-containing protein — its product is MTVPRASRASAHSAPRWLHVCALASLIVAGPAGCGFSDALLGLVVDDTEDGGTSDAGHDADTETDQGSDASDDAGSLTLTLRVTNTLDAGPGSLRQALLDAASASSSTISFDIPEGDPGRLYYRDNGATGLSVPVSVNGSEASIADFDADYPAGTARSWWRITLLSPLPAVSDVGLDGASQKAARGITANGPVIELVGDALPAAPGLDLTRSSVKGLILGGFDGPGLLMAGMGSTIVSVYSGVDPAGIIAHPNLVGAELVDATSGGVGGSATDELCVFAGNTDRHLVLRGAGTSGVQVSQTFCGSDPTGQRVPLGASAASVGIDVDDGVSGLRLGGPSNVNRVLASGNELGVRLRSASNVSLEFVYVGATPPPAFPAHTPLPNAQEGVRMELVDGVDVRNCMINWNGGAGVFIASGDGVVLRNNVILENGGLAIDLAPLGPNPASGTEGSGPNQGQNAPVILGQLSGPTRLSLTLTSEPDATFVIDLEYEAAPGTAGEPILARTQSTVQTSAAGFVAFEMATTLTPEPDATFVVAATLMGPSGPVRTSERATLAFTP
- a CDS encoding energy transducer TonB, whose translation is MRRELVAGLSVLASLAVHAAFVAFLHGSLPVASASVPRERSAEQVLVGAEGDADARSSGRVRSHEIPVELGGPASAQNVDRPTPGGGGDGRSSEDAMLLAMNVDDVRLQDAPWNAVGVSQVQRIDTASSRASWDNRRATPNPHDQPFLATGAGQHRERRPPSILEPNRGAPVAPARTREGSVDAPASSATMLGARTPHAAFATSESSRPSSAGAEQASPGSGIAQGTGVRESRAAPVATGRPPVDEGPAATLAQERDRPRDDTSAELLATQLVQTWVDASPRSGPRDAPGRGGAGGGGAPGSGHGAQEGGQALAHSPGAGGRGALDTRDGRYQSWLLSQRRRVYGAMVFPRERRLAMDQGVVVYAFMVDRTGQLVGTPRLARSSGFADFDAAALRAIRATLPTAPPPSALMEGRSEIPVRLHLDFSNPMVR
- the grxD gene encoding Grx4 family monothiol glutaredoxin, which translates into the protein MSTQEALRQLVQDNEVILFMKGTRSAPQCGFSATVVGILDDFLDDYATVNVLADPDVRAGIKEFSSWPTIPQLYVKGEFVGGCDIVKELNASGELAQVLGRTPAEVVAPEVAVTEAAVDALREFHDGDGPLSVRVQISGRFEYGMDFDGAQPGDLVVEGPGLQLVFDRASAKRADGLVIDFVKGPNGEGGFKMDNPNEPPKVRQVPPAVIKAWQDEGKAFEFFDVRTPGERETAAIPGTHLLDDSGRARLEALEKDTVLVFHCHHGMRSQAAAEHCLRLGFTQVYNVAGGIAAWSRDVDPSIPQY
- a CDS encoding CoA transferase, which encodes MSGPLSGLRILELAGIGPGPFCGMMLADMGAEVIRIDRPGGNPSAYVGHNVMFRSRQSVAIDLKTQEGAATLLSLCEHADGLFEGFRPGVAERLGVGPDECLARNPRLVYGRMTGWGQDGPLAQVAGHDINYIALSGALHAMGRRGEGPMPPLNLVGDFGGGGMMLAFGMVCGMLEAQRSGKGQVVDTSMVEGSAALMAMFYGLRAQGMFTDQRGTHMLDTGAHFYDAYETADGKYVSIGSIEPKFYALLVQKAELDPAVFGSSMNIKRWPEQKERLAEVIKRKTRDEWCALMEGTDVCFAPVLSLEEAPKHPHNVARESFVEVEGTLQPRPTPRFSRTASSVPEPARMPGTHTLAVLRSCGFDEARIEALLASGTIAQL